A single genomic interval of Dysidea avara chromosome 6, odDysAvar1.4, whole genome shotgun sequence harbors:
- the LOC136259332 gene encoding uncharacterized protein, translating into MDKLSPPEALNLDGNIADSWRRWKQRFDIFSLASGLSGKDAKIQAATFLHVAGTEALEVYNTFTWESDDDKSKVDRITEKFDGYCNPRKNVTWERHKFNTRNHQVGESIDQYVTDLKTKAQKCKFSNLKDSLIRDRIVCGIICDRTRARLLKDSELTLQKALDICRANEATTSQLKTLSSCATNKESVDQELFTVQKRRTAEPRRTQCDKCGTQHQRHQNCPAYGMECYNCGRKNHFSKVCRSRTLTKQHRKVHSVAHDGSDTPDDLFIGMVQCTTTKIPDWKVSILVNHQRTSFKIDTGAQCNVISRGDTTNSAQCHYNNHMQDLLHLVVNASMRVAELP; encoded by the coding sequence atGGACAAGCTTTCACCGCCGGAAGCACTAAACCTAGACGGGAACATTGCCGACAGTTGGAGACGTTGGAAGCAACGCTTTGATATATTTTCCTTGGCCAGTGGACTTAGCGGAAAGGACGCGAAGATCCAAGCCGCCACATTCCTTCACGTGGCAGGAACTGAAGCACTCGAGGTTTACAATACTTTTACTTGGGAGAGTGACGACGATAAAAGCAAAGTAGACAGAATAACAGAGAAGTTCGACGGATACTGTAACCCGCGTAAAAATGTCACCTGGGAAAGGCATAAATTTAACACGCGAAATCACCAAGTCGGAGAAAGTATTGACCAATACGTGACAGACTTAAAAACAAAGGCACAGAAGTGCAAATTTTCCAATCTAAAGGACAGCTTAATTCGTGACCGCATCGTATGTGGAATTATTTGTGACAGAACTCGCGCAAGATTGCTTAAAGACAGTGAGTTAACCCTACAAAAGGCATTGGATATTTGTAGAGCAAACGAAGCAACAACAAGTCAACTTAAAACCCTTAGTTCATGTGCCACTAATAAAGAGTCAGTTGATCAAGAACTCTTCACTGTTCAAAAACGACGTACAGCCGAGCCACGAAGAACCCAATGTGACAAATGTGGTACTCAACACCAACGCCACCAGAATTGCCCAGCCTATGGCATGGAGTGCTACAACTGTGGGCGGAAGAATCATTTTTCCAAAGTTTGCAGAAGTCGCACCCTTACAAAGCAACACCGCAAAGTCCACAGTGTTGCACATGATGGATCTGACACTCCCGACGACCTCTTTATAGGCATGGTACAATGTACAACCACTAAAATACCAGACTGGAAAGTGTCCATCCTAGTAAACCATCAAAGAACCTCTTTCAAAATCGACACAGGTGCACAGTGTAACGTTATTTCCAGAGGCGATACCACCAACTCAGCTCAATGCCACTACAACAATCACATGCAAGACTTGTTGCATTTGGTGGTGAACGCCTCAATGCGTGTGGCAGAGTTACCATGA